The genomic stretch ACACGGTCGAGCACGCGGCCGCGACCCCCGACGTCGAGCTGCCCTGGGCCGAACTCGGTCTGAAGAAGGACGAGTACGAGAGGGTCGTCGAGATCCTCGGCCGCCGCCCCACGGGCGCGGAGCTGGCCATGTACTCCGTCATGTGGTCCGAGCACTGCTCGTACAAGTCCTCCAAGGTCCACCTCCGCCAGTTCGGCGAGAAGGCCCCGCAGTCCGACGCGCTGCTTGTCGGCATCGGCGAGAACGCCGGTGTCGTGGACGTCGGCCAGGGCTACGCGGTCACCTTCAAGGTCGAGTCGCACAACCACCCCTCCTACGTCGAGCCCTACCAGGGCGCGGCCACGGGCGTCGGCGGCATCGTGCGCGACATCATCGCGATGGGCGCGCGTCCGGTCGCGGTCGTGGACCCGCTGCGCTTCGGCGCGGCCGACCACCCCGACACCAAGCGCGTCCTGCCGGGCGTCGTCGCCGGCATCGGCGGCTACGGCAACTGCCTGGGCCTGCCCAACATCGGCGGCGAGGTCGTCTTCGACTCCTGCTACCAGGGCAACCCGCTGGTCAACGCCGGTGCCATCGGTGTGATGCGGCACGAGGACATCCACCTCGCGAAGGCGTCCGGCGCGGGCAACAAGGTCATCCTGTACGGGGCCCGTACGGGTGGTGACGGCATCGGTGGTGCGTCCATCCTGGCTTCGGAGACCTTCGACGACGCCAAGCCGTCGAAGCGTCCGGCCGTGCAGGTCGGTGACCCCTTCCAGGAGAAGCTGCTGATCGAGTGCACGCTCGAAGCCTTCGCCGAGAAGCTGGTCGTCGGCATCCAGGACCTCGGCGCGGCCGGACTCTCCTGCGCCACCTCCGAGCTGGCCTCGAACGGCTCCGGCGGCATGACCGTCACCCTGGACGACGTACCGCTGCGCGACTCGACGCTCTCTCCTGAGGAGATCCTCATGAGCGAGTCGCAGGAACGCATGTGCGCGGTCGTGGAGCCGGAGAAGGTCGCCCGGTTCCTGGAGATCTGCGAGAAGTGGGACGTCATCGCCACCGTCATCGGTGAGGTGACGGACGGCGACCGCCTGGAGATCTTCTGGCACGGCGGCAAGATCGTCGACGTCGACCCGCGTACGGTCGCGCACGACGGCCCGGTCTACGAGCGCCCCTACGCCCGCCCGTCCTGGCAGGACGAGCTCCAGGCGGACGACGCGAACAAGCTGCCGCGGCCCGCTTCCGCGCAGGAGCTGAAGGACCAGGTCCTGAAGCTGGTGGCGTCCCCCAACCAGGCGTCGAAGAAGTGGATCACGTCGCAGTACGACCACTTCGTGCAGGGCAACACGGTGCTGGCCCAGCCGGAGGACTCCGGCATGATCCGCATCGACGAGGAGACCGGCCTCGGCGTCGCCATCGCGACGGACGGCAACGGCCGTTACGCGAAGCTGGACCCGTACCACGGTGCCCAGCTGGCGCTGGCCGAGGCGTACCGGAACGTGGCGACGACGGGTGCCAAGCCCCTCGCGGTCTCCGACTGCCTGAACTTCGGCTCGCCCGAGGACCCGGCGGTGATGTGGCAGTTCGCGGAGGCCATCCGTGGTCTGGCGGACGCCTGCCAGCAGCTCGGCACCCCGGTGACCGGCGGCAACGTCTCCCTGTACAACCAGACGGGCGAGGCCGCCATCCACCCGACCCCGGTGGTCGCGGTCCTCGGCGTCATCGACGACGTGGCCCGTCGCACCCCGGTCGCCTTCCAGGAGGAGGGCCAGCTGCTGTACCTCCTCGGCGACACGCGTGAGGAGTTCGGCGGCTCGGCCTGGTCCCAGGTCGTCCACGACCACCTCGGCGGACTGCCCCCGAAGGTGGACCTGGAGCGCGAGCGGCTGCTCGCCGAGATCCTGATCTCCGCCTCCCGCGACGGCATGATCGACTCGGCGCACGACCTGTCCGACGGCGGTCTGGTCCAGGCGGTCGTGGAGTCGGCGCTGCTCGGTGGCAAGGGCGCCCGCCTGGTCGTCCCGGACGGTCTGGACGCCTTCACCTTCCTCTTCTCGGAGTCGGCGGGCCGCGCGGTCGTCGCCGTGCCCCGCTCGGAGGAGGTCCGCTTCAACGACATGTGCGGTGCGCGGGGCCTTCCGGTCACCCGCATCGGTGTCGTCGACGGCGACGCGGTGGACGTACAGGGCGAGTTCACGCTCTCCCTGACCGAACTCCGCGAGGCGCATGAGGCGACGATTCCGGCGCTGCTGGCGTAGTCGTCCCGTCAGTTGCAGGAAGCCCCCGTCCGGTCAGCCGGGCGGGGGCTTCGGCATGTTCACCAGTCACCGTTCACCGGAAAGAGTGCTTGCACGGAATTACGTAGTTCCGTAATCTCGAAGCATGGACCTGGAAGAGCGCGTCACCGATCTCGAACGCCGACTGGCGGCACTTGAAGCAGTGGGCCGCACCACCCCGCGCGTCGGCGAGGGCGACTTCTGGGCCTTGGAGACCTTGAAGGAGCAGATGGCCGAGGCGGGAGCCGCGGACGGAGGCGTCCTGTTCACCGGGGAGGTGCGGCTGCCCACCGGGGAGCAGTACGGCTGGCAGCGCACCGCGCTCGTCGAGGATCTGCTGGACGAGGAGTGGTCGGAAATCACCGACGCGTTCGCCGCGCTCGCTCATCCGGTACGGCTGCGGCTGCTGCGCGAGGTGCTCGGCGGCCGACGCACCGTGGCCGAGCTGACCGCGCTGGAGGAGCTCGGCACGACCGGCCAGATCTACCACCACCTGCCCCAACTGACCGGCGGGGGCTGGCTGCGCGCCACCGCACGCGGCCGCTACGAAGTGCCGCCAGGACGGGTCGTACCACTGCTCGTCATACTCGCGGCGGCCCGGCCGTAGGCCAACGAGCCCAACCGCGGCACAGGGTCTCGGGCAACTCCAGCGAGCCGCATGTGCACTTCCAGGTAATGGGACGGACCCGACCTGGACACCGCCCATGCTTCGAAGTGCCGGTGCCCGCCGATCAGTCTGCCTAGGCTTGATCGCATGCCCCCGGCCAAGAAGCGTGCCCGCGCCTACGATCCCGTCAAGACCCGCACCGCCGTCCTCGCCCAGTTCCGGCACGTGCAGGCCGCCGTGCGTGGGCTGACGGCCGAGCAACTCGCGCTGCCCACCCGGCTCGGCGAGTGGACCGTACGGGAGCTGGTCGCGCACATCGGGATGGCGCTGACGGCCATCGGGCGCTCCCTGGACCTGCCGGAGCCGCCCAAGCCGGACGCCGTGCTGCTGGACTGGCCGTTCGCGACCGCCGCCAGCTCCTCTGCCATCGACGAGTTCACCCGGCGCCTGGTCCAGGAGAACCCGGACCTCGACACCTACCTCGCCGACATCGCCCGCACCCTAGAGGAGCAGCTCGACACCCACCCGGGCACCCGGCTGCTCCAGACCAACGCCGGCGCCCTGCCACTGGCCGACTACCTGGTCACCCGAGCCGTGGAACTCGTCGTCCACACCGACGACCTCAACGCCGCGGTGCCGGGGCTGGAGGTGCCGTACGACCGGCAGGCCCTCGCCGCAACCGCCCGGCTGCTCGCCGACGCGCTCGCGGTGAAGGCGCCCGGCGGCTCGACCGAGGTGCGGATCCCGCCGTATGCCGTCGTGCAGTGCGTCGAGGGCCCCCGACACACCCGGGGCACCCCGCCCAACGTCGTCGAGACCGACCCGCTGACCTGGGTCCGGCTGGCGACCGGGCGGATCCAGTGGCGGGACGCGGTCGAGGAGGCGAAGGTCAGCGCCGGCGGGGAGCGCGCCGATCTGAGCGGTCTGCTGCCCCTGATGAGCTGACCGCACGACGCACGACACAACGGACCGATAACGACCCCGAACCCAACACCCGCCTCGTGCGTCGAAGAGACATGAAGCGGACCACAAGTGTGAAGTACGCCGCCGCGGCCCTGGCCGGCACCGCCGTGCTGGCCGCCTGCGGCACGGAATCCGGCAGCGGCAGCGGCTCGGTGGGTGACGGTGAGAAGACGAAGAAGGCCACCGACATCGCGGACACCCGCTGGGTCCCGCAGAAGGTGACGGTCGACGGCAAGGAGTACGGCCTGCCGACCGAGGACAAGCACTTCCGGGTCGATCAGGCGTACGTCGTGCTCAAGCCCGGCGCCGCCGAGCCCGACGTCAGCGGCGGGGACTCGGGCGGCACGGTCGGCTGCAACGACTTCGGCGCCGACGTCGAGATCGAGGGCGACACCGTCAAGATCACCGATCTCGCCTCGACCGCTATGGGCTGCCCCGGTCCCGTGCAGGAGTTCGAGGAGCGGTTCCTGAGCGTGTTCACCGGCACCCTCAAGGCCGC from Streptomyces davaonensis JCM 4913 encodes the following:
- the purL gene encoding phosphoribosylformylglycinamidine synthase subunit PurL — its product is MSRTPLDTVEHAAATPDVELPWAELGLKKDEYERVVEILGRRPTGAELAMYSVMWSEHCSYKSSKVHLRQFGEKAPQSDALLVGIGENAGVVDVGQGYAVTFKVESHNHPSYVEPYQGAATGVGGIVRDIIAMGARPVAVVDPLRFGAADHPDTKRVLPGVVAGIGGYGNCLGLPNIGGEVVFDSCYQGNPLVNAGAIGVMRHEDIHLAKASGAGNKVILYGARTGGDGIGGASILASETFDDAKPSKRPAVQVGDPFQEKLLIECTLEAFAEKLVVGIQDLGAAGLSCATSELASNGSGGMTVTLDDVPLRDSTLSPEEILMSESQERMCAVVEPEKVARFLEICEKWDVIATVIGEVTDGDRLEIFWHGGKIVDVDPRTVAHDGPVYERPYARPSWQDELQADDANKLPRPASAQELKDQVLKLVASPNQASKKWITSQYDHFVQGNTVLAQPEDSGMIRIDEETGLGVAIATDGNGRYAKLDPYHGAQLALAEAYRNVATTGAKPLAVSDCLNFGSPEDPAVMWQFAEAIRGLADACQQLGTPVTGGNVSLYNQTGEAAIHPTPVVAVLGVIDDVARRTPVAFQEEGQLLYLLGDTREEFGGSAWSQVVHDHLGGLPPKVDLERERLLAEILISASRDGMIDSAHDLSDGGLVQAVVESALLGGKGARLVVPDGLDAFTFLFSESAGRAVVAVPRSEEVRFNDMCGARGLPVTRIGVVDGDAVDVQGEFTLSLTELREAHEATIPALLA
- a CDS encoding ArsR/SmtB family transcription factor, which codes for MDLEERVTDLERRLAALEAVGRTTPRVGEGDFWALETLKEQMAEAGAADGGVLFTGEVRLPTGEQYGWQRTALVEDLLDEEWSEITDAFAALAHPVRLRLLREVLGGRRTVAELTALEELGTTGQIYHHLPQLTGGGWLRATARGRYEVPPGRVVPLLVILAAARP
- a CDS encoding maleylpyruvate isomerase family mycothiol-dependent enzyme, which translates into the protein MPPAKKRARAYDPVKTRTAVLAQFRHVQAAVRGLTAEQLALPTRLGEWTVRELVAHIGMALTAIGRSLDLPEPPKPDAVLLDWPFATAASSSAIDEFTRRLVQENPDLDTYLADIARTLEEQLDTHPGTRLLQTNAGALPLADYLVTRAVELVVHTDDLNAAVPGLEVPYDRQALAATARLLADALAVKAPGGSTEVRIPPYAVVQCVEGPRHTRGTPPNVVETDPLTWVRLATGRIQWRDAVEEAKVSAGGERADLSGLLPLMS